The following coding sequences lie in one beta proteobacterium CB genomic window:
- the trxB2 gene encoding thioredoxin, protein MLIKCPSCQKFNRLPLGRINQKPICGICKSSLLLGNIDADQASFREILSLSKIPVIVDFWAPWCGPCKLFAPTFLSSAKKHGESILHIKLDTEANPAIGQEFSIRSIPTLAVFKNGVEMERVSGALSPQQLDQFVLRLL, encoded by the coding sequence GTGCTGATCAAGTGCCCTAGCTGTCAAAAATTTAATCGCTTACCACTGGGCCGAATCAATCAAAAGCCCATTTGCGGGATTTGTAAATCGAGCTTACTCTTAGGAAATATCGACGCTGATCAGGCAAGCTTTAGGGAAATCTTAAGTCTAAGTAAAATACCTGTCATTGTTGATTTTTGGGCGCCTTGGTGCGGTCCCTGCAAATTGTTTGCCCCCACCTTTCTATCTAGCGCTAAAAAGCATGGCGAAAGTATTCTTCACATCAAACTCGATACCGAAGCAAATCCAGCAATCGGTCAGGAATTTTCAATTAGATCCATTCCAACTTTGGCAGTTTTTAAAAATGGTGTCGAAATGGAGAGGGTGAGTGGAGCACTTTCTCCCCAACAGTTAGATCAGTTTGTTTTGCGACTACTCTAA
- a CDS encoding regulatory protein, ArsR, producing the protein MAVNMDLERMQESANEACRLLKTLGNSDRLLLLCQISQSEKCVGDLESALGINQPTLSQQLTVLRNEGLVQTRREGKQIYYSLSSEVALDVMGILYKSYCNGNPPINHRSQIEKILLLITLVLGGDYPITS; encoded by the coding sequence ATGGCTGTGAATATGGATCTGGAAAGAATGCAGGAATCTGCAAATGAGGCTTGTAGGCTACTTAAAACGCTAGGAAATAGCGATAGATTGCTATTGTTGTGCCAGATAAGTCAAAGTGAAAAGTGTGTTGGAGATCTCGAGAGTGCCTTAGGAATAAATCAACCCACACTTTCTCAGCAATTAACTGTGTTACGCAATGAGGGTTTGGTTCAAACTAGAAGGGAAGGTAAGCAGATTTATTATTCACTATCTAGTGAAGTAGCGCTTGATGTAATGGGTATTCTCTACAAGAGCTACTGCAATGGTAATCCCCCCATTAACCACCGCTCTCAGATAGAGAAAATTCTACTTCTGATTACTTTGGTTCTAGGGGGCGATTACCCAATCACTAGTTAA